Genomic segment of Trichoderma breve strain T069 chromosome 7 map unlocalized scaffold00007, whole genome shotgun sequence:
TGTCGACAATGAGAAAGTCCAGGAACTCATTGATAAGCCAGCAGGAGAAGCATGGAGGGATGCATCAATGGTGGAACTCCTTGAGAAACGACTCGGAGATTCTTACGAATTATACCAAGAATGCATCAGCGGTATGAACCATGTGATGGACAAATTATATCATGAACTCGCCTTGAACGACGAATTTGTGCAGTCAAAACTTTTGGAAACTCCTGTAAGTGTATTCagtatctttttttttttataaaaagtcAAGTTAGAAGCTTACTCTGGAAGAAACGTCCGGCAACTCTGTCAAGAATTAAATCTGCTTTTGGCAGAGATGATTTATCATTCCAGTTGTTTAGAATTAAATTCAGTAATGGCGAGTCCGTTCGCAGTAAGCTTTTTGCCGAGCTGCAGGCCTATAACGACAAACTCGATAAGCTTCTCGATTCAAGTGACAGAGTATCCGCTCTAGAAGAACGGAAAGCTTCCAGACACCAAGAAAAAGCTACTGATAGTGCTATTTGTAGCTTCTGGATTCAAGCAACTAAGCTATTCAAAGCACTCACTGCAACGTGGAAATGTCATTGCACAGAACATCGCACCATAGTACCCCTTCAACACAGAGCGGCAAAGAGTGTAGAGTTTGAGCTCCTCTTTCTTAAGTCTCTGCCTTCATATTGGGAAGTAAGAACAGCCAAGATATCGAAAGTGGAAAATGCCGTCGGGGAACCAGGTTTTGCAACGGGTACTATAAAGGTCGTTGGAACATTGCCTCTGCGCCAGCCAAACCATCGTTCTAATCGCCCGACTAAATCGGcaatgaaaagcaaaactTCTACTACACAAACGGAATTATTGAAGTAAGTATGAACATTGAAcctcaacaagctcagcTATTGATGAAATACAGACCACCACCATCCATTATCATTACCGATGTTGTTGTGAACCAGGGACCAGGTCCTTACCAGCTTATATCCAATTTGTGCAGCGATCTTAATCAGTCTGATGGATCATGTTGCGGCTATCTACCGACGGATGAACAAGACTGCCGATACTTCGTTTACACCGTTTCCTCTCAGCGCAGAAACTCCATCACATCCATTTCACTCGACCATATCCTTGGAGGGGATGTATCCCCTCCACCAACACGGCGGCAACGTTACGCAATATCACTCTCTTTGGCATCCTCATTCCTCCAACTTCTTGAAACGCCCTGGTTAACCTCCTCTTTCCGCAGGGAGGACATTACGTTCTTCAGCGATCCTACTAATACGAGTAGTTTTCTCCTTGATCAGCCCCATATCGCACGCGGGCTTGCTGCAAGCCCGTCTACAGATAGACTAACTACAAGCTTAGCACAAGCTCTAGATCAATTTGGAATTCTATTACTTGAATTATGCTTTGGAAAACTACTGGCTGATCAACCTTTAAGAAAAGCATGGCATACAGGGGAGACTGAGGAGGAACGAGCTAGATTTGATGCTATGGCTGCGAGAGATTGGCAGTGTGAGGTAATTGAGGAGGCTGGTCCAGATTATTCAGAAGCTGTTGCATGGTGCCTTGGTGGCAATCGAAGTGCACCACCCGAAAGATGGAGGCAGAATATGCTGAGAAATGTGGTGATGCCACTACAGCGTTGCCAGGAGTATTTTGTAAACAGTAGAATGGTATGAGTGTAGGAAGGGCTACAATCGATTATCCtatctttctcttcaactTTCTTCAGCTCATAGAAGTATTTGTATCCTAAAGGGACGACCCAACTATTCCTAGAACTGTGCAGCCATTCAACAATTGGATATTGCTTATACGTTGAATTTTGGATTAGAGGCTCAAAGATATTGGGCTGCGAATGTGGCAGTGATAACTGTCTCTTATACTCCGCGTATCGACCAGACTTCGCAAAGCCATGTAGTTGGCGTAAGATAGTAATATAACTGCATGTAGTTAGCTGGATGTGGAAATAGAGCCTAGCTATACCAACCTACCTCACCTAGATACTGCATTGATCCAGATCAATTCGCTGCATTTATTGCCGATTCTCCAGTAAATTGATGGCTTCAGAGTCTTAAAACACCATGAGAAAGACTTATGAGACAAAATCTGTAAAGGAATCTCCCTGCTTGTTTCGAGAAATGTACCTATACACAATGGCATTTTGCTCTCCTGAAGAGGTAAACATACACTACCCAAGCCAAGCAAGGGGTGATCCAACAGAAACAATTAAATTAACTGTCTCATAACGAGTATATGGCAGCATGCATATGGTGGCTGCCACTAACCGCATGGCATACTCCATATTAGATAGTGAATATGATGTCTTCACTGGCTATAATCCGCCCTTGCGGGGCAATACTATATCACGTAGCCCAATTGGATTGCCGCGGCTGTGAATCGAGGGTGCCATGCGGGAGGCCCATTGGGAGGTCTACGGGGAGGCCTACAACATATCTGCGGATGGTTAGTAGATAACAATAACTTGTAACGGTTGCAGCAATGGATTTTGCGTATAAAGCTTTCGGACTCTGCAGATCTGATTCCAGATCGTGGTAGCCAACACTTCTTTCAGTGCCCAGCAAACTCATCATGGTCCTGACACAGCTTGCATCTACAAACCTGGAAGGGCTCTGCTCTAAAGAGCAGCTTGAGCTCCTCAATACGATCGATTCGTTGCGATCTCAAGGAGTCAGTCATTACATCTCCTTGCCCCAAATAATTGTATGTGGTGACCAGTCCTCTGGCAAAAGTTCCGtcctcgaggccatctcTGGTGTCTCGTTCCCAGTCAGCACTGGGCTCTGCACGCGCTTTCCAACAGAACTTATCCTTCGAACGGCATCACATACTTCAGTCAAGGTCTCTATCATCCCACACCTGCTACACAAACGAGACAAGAAAGACGCTTCGTCGGATTTCCATGAACAGCTAGATTCAGTTCAACAACTACCAGACTTGATCGAAAATGCCAAGGCATACATGGGAATAAAGACTCTTGGCAAGGCATTCTCCAATGATGTACTTCGCATCGAGATTAGCGGGCCAGATCGCCCACATCTCACCATTGTTGACCTGCCGGGATTGATTCATTCTGAGACCAAGAATCAATCGGCCTCAGATGTCCATCTCATTACGCAAATTGTCAAGAGCTTCATGTCAAAGCAGCGAAGCATTATCCTCGCTGTTATATCTGCAAAGAATGACTATGCCAACCAAATCGTCTTGAAGCTTGCCCGTGATACAGATCCAAGAGGGCTACGTACACTTGGTATCATCACCAAACCTGATACTCTTGCTGCTGATTCCACAAGCGAGAAAAGCTACATCTCTCTTGCCAAAAATTTGGATGTAGTATTTCGTCTTGGATGGCATGTACTGAGGAACAGAGATACAGACGCAGACAAATGGACTCTGGCGCAACGTGATGTGCAAGAGAAAGaattcttctccaagagCGCTTGGTCCGCCTTGCCCGAGTCATCTCTTGGTATTGTATCTCTGAGAAGTCGATTGAGTAAATTATTGTTACATCAAATTGCTTCTGAGCTACCAAGTTTGATGGATGAGATTTCTCAGGAGATTGAAGGTTGTGAGACGGAATTGGGGAAATTTGGCCAGCCTCGCATAACCGCACAAGAGCAACGAATCTATATGATTCAAATCAGCCAATCATTTCAGTCTCTCATGCAGGCCGCAGTTGATGGCACATATACCGATCCTTTTTTCAGCGACTCGGAAACGAAATCGGGCTATGATAAGCGTATTCGCGCGCTTATTCAAAACCTCAGTCGCGACTTTGCCAAAGAAATGGAAGATAAGGGTCGTTTTTATAAGACTGTGGACTCCCACAAGAAGGGTGAAAAGTCTAGTGGCCACACGATGTTGACAAGAACTGAGTTTGTCGATAAAGTCGTCGACATGATGGCCCACAGACGTGGCCGAGAGCTGCCTAATTCCTTCAGCCCAGCAGTTGTCACGGATTTGTTCCGCGAGCAGTCGAAACCATGGCAGGCAATTGTCAATCGCCATGTAAACAAAGTTTGGGAAGCAGCTCGAGTGTTTGTGGATCATTTGATCTCACACATCTCTGATTCAGAGACAAGTGACGCCATTATGGACGCCGTTGTGAGGCCCAAGATGAAAGCAATACTGGCCAATCTCCTTGATAAGACTACAATCTTACTCCAGTTATATCGAGATGATCATCCCATCACCTATAGTGATTTTGGCGAGGCTCTTCAGAAAATTCGTATGAAACGATACTCGTCACAGATGGATGAAGTTCTGCAAAGACACTTTTCGAGTGTTTCTCTTGATAGCACCAGTTCGCATGTGAGCGCATACATTAATTTTGTAAGTCTGAAGCAAGAATTGGCACAGTGCAATGAGCCCGATTTATATCGTTGGAGTGCTGCCGAAGCGCTTGATAGTGCCGAGGCATATTATGAAGTAAGTTTGCAAATCTTAGCAGATACATGGGTCGATCAACGAAATTAACATTTTTTAGATAGCTTTTAGACGCCTTATTGACGAGATCTCGATTCAAGTCATTGAAACAGGCTTAGTTGCTGAAATCCGTGAGATCTTGAGTCCTCTGGCTGTGGCATAcatggatgaggacgaaATGGAGGCCATTGTCGGTGAGAAGGAAAGCATTCGTGAGGAACGCAGGAAGCTGGAAGCCAAGCTGAAGCTTCTTCATGCTGGCTCCGAGACATGCAAGAAGTTTTCTGGGTTTCGAGCCTTGGGTATGCACATCTCCTGGACGTCCTGATCTTGACTAATTGTGACCAACTATAGTATTTAATGATAGCAACGAGGATGCTAATACTTCTGCTACCATTGCGGCGAAGCCTTGGAAAGGTTTTTGGTCTGTGGAAACTACTCCAGAGGAATCGGAGGAGTGAGAACTCGGGTGTCTAGGCCATTTCAAAAGTAGAGGGATAGCAAAAGAGAGGATGAGTCTTGTTTAATTGATAATTGAGTAGCTTCGTTTCCAACAATGTACCAACGATTACTACTTTAAGTTTGCCAAGACAAGTTCTATGGCAGATGTCGCCTGGGCTGCTTTCATGTGATCTACATACTTTTCAATGAACTTAGTCGAAATGTTGCAGTGACTGTTTGATCTATAATCTGGTGACGCAATTGGTCATACACTAATTGCTCACTCCTTCTTCAGTATTGATACGCATGTAAAATCACTATGACAATAATCTTACATCATAAATATCTAACTCTCATTTAATGAATATAAATAGTACGTGTCCAATGTGTTGAATCAGCAATTAATTCTCCATCTTGAGTAAGAATTATTGCTTTGACCCTCAGAAGACTTAAAATGGCACCGAATGTACAAGACAAGGATGGGAAGCCAATTAAAGAAGGCGACGAAGTCTGGACTCCAATTCGAGGTGGAAGACGTCAGGGAGAAGTAGAAAATGTTCTATacacagaagaagaagcaaaatcTGTCGGCGCGAAGAATCCACCAAAGGTATCTAGCGAGAGCAGCTAACATAAATACTTTTAATACTTATGGCAAACGGACTGACCAGATGCAGGTGGTATTCACTGATCAACATGGACATAGAGTCGCACACAATCCAGAGGCACTAAAGCATGTAGATGAGTAAATTTACATAAATTTCGGAGATTGCTATTAAAAAATCGTCGCATAGATCTAGACATAGAAATATGCTTATGATGTTGTAATTGCGGCGCCTTTACGCCTCAGTCTTCGTAATATTCAGCTCGTAGATATCATCCGGATCTTATTATAATGGTTAGTCTCGTTCAGATCGCTCGAAGACATTTTAACTCACCTTTTCCATATTCTCCAATGTACTCTTGTACTTTTGTCATTTCTTCGTTGATGCTTGACAATAGCCCCGGTAATTTTTCATGAATGGCATCGTTATGTAGAGCCGAAGCATTCAATGCCCTTGAAGCCACATGAAATCGGCTTACGTTGTTCACAAGCATCATGTCAAAAGGCGTCGTAGTGCTGCCTTCCTCCTTGTAGCCCTCAACTGTCATACGATGCAACGCTGGGCGCCCAAAGAGAAGCCCCTGTAACTCCGTCGCGTAGCTATGATAGTTGAAACACACGGGTTTATCCAATGTGAATAGTTCTTCAAAGTCCTTTGGCTTGAGAGCATGTGGGTGGTGCGATTCGTGTGGTAAGACCAAAAGGTCGGTAACGTTAATGACTCTGACACGCAGCTCCGGTACAAGCTTGGCCAAAAGCTCTGCAGCTTTGATGACCTCAAACGTCACTTCGACACCAATTCCAACAAGAACTACGTCTGGGTCTTCGCCGTCGTACGTGCTTGCGAATTTCCATATTGAGATGCCTCGTTTGCAGTGCTCCATTGCGTCCTCGGTGGAAAGATAAACTGGAGTGGGCTGTTTGGATCCGATCATCAAGTTCACGTAGTTTTTAGACTTGAGACAGTGGTGCAAGGTGCTGAGGAAGCAGTTCGCATCAGGGGGTAAATAGACTCTTGCTGTTTCGGCCTTCAGATTCAAGACTGCGCCGATGAAGGACGGGTTTTGGTGTGAAAAGCCGTTATGTTCTTGTCGCGCCCATGTACTGGTTTCAATGTAGTTGATGGAGCTCAAGTCGCCTCGCCATGAGAGCTTGCGGCTTATCTTGGAGAACTTGGCATATTGAATCATCATGGTGTGAATGATTCCCAGGAATGACTCGTAACTGGGAAAAATGGCAGTTCTTCCCGTCAAGGTATACCCTTGAAGGAACCCTTGACAACAATGCTCTGACAATATCTCAATGACACGGCCGCCTTGTGCACGGGCATATTGGTCCCACTGGAAGTTTCGTCCCGAATGATCTAACACGGCGCTGAGTTTGTTACTTTCTAGCTCATCAGGCGAGAAGATGCGAAAGGTCTTCATATTTTTCCTTGCCACGTCGTCGAGAAACTTGCCCGATTGTTGCATGCTGCTAGCTTGGTCAAATTTCTTAGCGGCATGCGCCGTCCAATCCGGCAAATCGAGGCCGCGATAGCAATCGTATACAACTTTGAGCTGACCTAGTCTCTTATACTCTTCTGGTGGCAGAATGTCCAAGACATCATGCGAAGGTTTCCCTTTCGCCAGCAATTGCTGCACCTCATAGCTCTTCAGCCAGTCCTGCAAGATCTGAAGGTGTTCTTCACTCTTGTTGGCCTTAGCTACGGGGACCTGGTGGGCACGAAATGAGCCTTCAATAATCTCATTGTCAATCGTTCGAGGTCCTGTCCATCCTTTGGGAGTCCGGAGGATAATCATCGGCCAACGAGGTTTGGTAATAGGACTGCCCTGTCTTGCAGCGTTCTGGATATTCTTGATCTCGGACAAGGCCCAGAATAATGCTGTGTGTAATTCGACATCTATAAGATCCAGATCTTCCACAATGCACACCTGATAGCCGTAGCCTGAAAACAACAGGATCAGCTCTTTGTTGTCCATGCACCCAAATATGGTTCGTTCACTAATTTTAAATCCGTTAACGTGAAGAATAGGGATAACTGCTCCGGATTCTGCTGGGTCCAAGTATTTGATGGAATGCCATGCCCTAGTGCTTGTTAGTAAAGTGGAAGAGCATTTGTAACATGTCCTATGCATACGCTGCTGTAGGGCCAGTCTCGgcctcaccatcaccaacaacacagGTGACAATTAGGTCTGGATTATCCATCACAGCGCCAAATGATACCGATAGTGCATAT
This window contains:
- a CDS encoding dynamin family domain-containing protein, whose protein sequence is MVLTQLASTNLEGLCSKEQLELLNTIDSLRSQGVSHYISLPQIIVCGDQSSGKSSVLEAISGVSFPVSTGLCTRFPTELILRTASHTSVKVSIIPHLLHKRDKKDASSDFHEQLDSVQQLPDLIENAKAYMGIKTLGKAFSNDVLRIEISGPDRPHLTIVDLPGLIHSETKNQSASDVHLITQIVKSFMSKQRSIILAVISAKNDYANQIVLKLARDTDPRGLRTLGIITKPDTLAADSTSEKSYISLAKNLDVVFRLGWHVLRNRDTDADKWTLAQRDVQEKEFFSKSAWSALPESSLGIVSLRSRLSKLLLHQIASELPSLMDEISQEIEGCETELGKFGQPRITAQEQRIYMIQISQSFQSLMQAAVDGTYTDPFFSDSETKSGYDKRIRALIQNLSRDFAKEMEDKGRFYKTVDSHKKVVDMMAHRRGRELPNSFSPAVVTDLFREQSKPWQAIVNRHVNKVWEAARVFVDHLISHISDSETSDAIMDAVVRPKMKAILANLLDKTTILLQLYRDDHPITYSDFGEALQKIRMKRYSSQMDEVLQRHFSSVSLDSTSSHVSAYINFVSLKQELAQCNEPDLYRWSAAEALDSAEAYYEIAFRRLIDEISIQVIETGLVAEIREILSPLAVAYMDEDEMEAIVGEKESIREERRKLEAKLKLLHAGSETCKKFSGFRALVFNDSNEDANTSATIAAKPWKGFWSVETTPEESEE
- a CDS encoding d-xylulose 5-phosphate/D-fructose 6-phosphate phosphoketolase domain-containing protein translates to MAGEVIDQPNPPPLPSQFPASTEDLAVKPTKAPLNSHDLCSLREFQRAACYIASAMIFLKDNVLLERDLRLEDVKPRLLGHWGTCPGLVLIWSHLNLLIRDSSVDMLFVIGPGHGAPAALACLWLEGSLQRFYPDKYPTNNEGLHNLVTKFSTPGGFPSHINPETPGCIHEGGELGYALSVSFGAVMDNPDLIVTCVVGDGEAETGPTAAAWHSIKYLDPAESGAVIPILHVNGFKISERTIFGCMDNKELILLFSGYGYQVCIVEDLDLIDVELHTALFWALSEIKNIQNAARQGSPITKPRWPMIILRTPKGWTGPRTIDNEIIEGSFRAHQVPVAKANKSEEHLQILQDWLKSYEVQQLLAKGKPSHDVLDILPPEEYKRLGQLKVVYDCYRGLDLPDWTAHAAKKFDQASSMQQSGKFLDDVARKNMKTFRIFSPDELESNKLSAVLDHSGRNFQWDQYARAQGGRVIEILSEHCCQGFLQGYTLTGRTAIFPSYESFLGIIHTMMIQYAKFSKISRKLSWRGDLSSINYIETSTWARQEHNGFSHQNPSFIGAVLNLKAETARVYLPPDANCFLSTLHHCLKSKNYVNLMIGSKQPTPVYLSTEDAMEHCKRGISIWKFASTYDGEDPDVVLVGIGVEVTFEVIKAAELLAKLVPELRVRVINVTDLLVLPHESHHPHALKPKDFEELFTLDKPVCFNYHSYATELQGLLFGRPALHRMTVEGYKEEGSTTTPFDMMLVNNVSRFHVASRALNASALHNDAIHEKLPGLLSSINEEMTKVQEYIGEYGKDPDDIYELNITKTEA